GAGCAGCAGCGCAGCGGACTTCAACCTGTACAAAGCCAACGCGGCGGGACGCATTGTCGTTCGTGGCGGCAGTCAGTACGTGAACGGCGGTTCGATGTATCTCTACGGCAAGGACTACGATTCGAGCGACCCGAATTTGCCCAATGAAGATCCGGGCAGCGCCGTTCTCGTCGCGCACGACGGCGCGAGAAGCAGCGTTTTGAAAATGAAACCCGACGGAACTTTTACTCTCAACGGCAAAGCGCTTGCGCTGGAAACGGATTTGGAATCAAGCGGAACTGACTATATTCGCTTGAAATCCGGCGTGCAAATCTGCTACGGCAATGTACAAATCACTAACGGCGCGTCCGGAAACTCAATCACGTTTCCGCAGCCGTTCAGCGCCGCGCCAAGCGTGCAAGCAACGCCGGTAACGCAAACGGTCGGCATCGGAGTCGATAGTATATCCGCGACGGCGACAACGATCAAAACTGCAACCGCAGCTTATGTCCGTTGGCTGGCGGTTGGACGCTGGTCGCAGGGGGTGTGAAAATGATCGGCACGAAATTTTATAAAAACGCTTGGACTGATCAGACGGCGGAGCAGTATGCGGCCGCGGCGGAGTGGTGCAACACTCACGGCGCGCGGATCGAGGACAAAGGCGACTGTTACGAGGTCGTTGCGATTCCCGAACCGACGCTGGACGAGCTGAAATCCGCCAAGCGCACGGAGATCCTCGCCGCGCGCGACGCCGCCGTCCGCGAGGGCGCGACGTGGCAGGGACACCCGATCTGGACCGACGGCGACGCGCAGCGCCTCGCCCTGTCGGTCATGGCCGCGCCGACGCTGGCAGCCGCCGTCGGCAGTCCCGAGACGGTGCCGTATCCGACGTGGACGTGCAAGGACGGTTTTGTGATCCAGCTGGACGAGGCCTATGCGACGGATCTCTGCCTGACGATCCAGACCTACGTGACGGCCATGTACAACACGGCGGCGGAACTGCTGACGCAGGTGGACGCCGCGCAGAGCGCGGAGGATGTGGCCGCGATCGTCTGGATGGAGGGCGCTTGACGGATAAACGAAAGGGGAGCGCCCGCGGAGGCGTTCCCCTTGTTCATTCATTCGAGTATTTCGCTGTGCGTGCCGGTGCGTTGAAGAACGAGCACGAGTTCGTTTTTCCGGCGCAGGTACAGAAGCAGCCAATCCGGCGCGATGTGGCAGTCGCGGAATCCTTTTTTGTCGCCGCGCAGCGGATGATCGCGGTACTTCGCCGGCAGCGGTTTGCCCTCGGCCAGCAGTTCGACGGCGGCGCGCAACAGCCCTATGTCGTAGCCGCTGCGCATGAGGCGCGCCACGTCGCGGTCGAATTGCCGCGTGGTTTTGACGCGGTACGTCATTTCCAGCCTTTGGCCTCGAACAGCTCCTTGGCGCTGTTGTAGAACGGCGCGTTGGGATCGTCGGCGATGCGCTCCGCTTCCTCCATGGCCGCCAGAGTTTCGGCGTTCGGGCGCGGCAGCCCGAGGGGAAACGGAATGCGCTGTTCGCGCACGGCGGTCTTGGCGAAAATGGTGAACGCCGCCGACATCGACAGCCCAAGCTGCTCGGTCAAGTCGTTGAAATCGTTTTTCAGTTCTTCGTCCATACGGATGTTGATCGAAGTCTGAGGCATGTCTATCATCTCCTTTGTATATCGTTATTATATACAAATAACATCCAATGTCAATATTAACGGGTTGAAACAGTGAAAATCGGGAAAGAGGTGGTTTTATGGCACGGGAAATGTTGTCGCCGCATTTTGCGAAAGACGAATGCGTGTGCCGCTGCGGCTGCGGACTGTGCAACGTGACGCCGCGGCTGCTGGCGCTGGCGGAAAAGGTGCGCGACCTGTTGGGAGAGCCGATGATCGTGACGTCGGTATGCCGATGCCGCGATCATAACGCGAAAGTCGGCGGCAGCCCGCGAAGCAAACACGTGAACGGGCGCGCGATGGACTTCAAGACGCGGAGCGATCCGCAGGCGGTTTACGACGCCATCGTCCGCACCTGGGAGAACGGCGAGCTTTCGGAGCTGGGCGGTGTCGGAATTTACGACTGGGGCATCCACATCGACACGGAAAAGGCCCCGGATGGGCATCTGAGGCGCTGGGACTTGAGAAAGGGATAGACATGCACGGAGAGGAACAGCATGAAAAGACGCTGATCGATCTGATGATGACCGGCTGCATAGGGGCTGCGCTGGCCATGATTTTCCAGGGTGTGCGCGCCAGCCGGGAACATCTCGGAGAACCATTTAACGGCTGGCGTTTTACCGTCGGCTTGACGAGCGCCGGGGCGTTGGGCGCCATGACGGCGTGGGGATTGGACGAGCTTGGTGTCAGCGACCAGCTGAGCGCCATGATCATCGCCATGCTGGGCTACGTTGGAGGCCCGCTGCTGGATATTATGTATATCGAAGTGCAGGAAACGCTGCAGGCCGCGTTTGACGGCCTGCAAAAATGGCTGAACGAAGGGAAGTGGGACCGGCATGATCATGAATAAACTCTTTGAGATCGTGCCCGGTAAAACGAACCGCCGCTGGCTGTTTGCGCTGGCGGCGGTCGTCGTTGCCGCTGTGCTGACGATATGGTACTGGCGAGGATATCGCGGCCATGGAGAGACGGACGCCGTGATCGGCCGCCTGCGCGAGAGCGCCGCCACCGCAGAGCGCCGGGCGGACGCCATCATTGACGCGACGGCACGGAGGGAGGTGACCGCCCGTGAAACGACTCGTAAAAAGACCGCTGATCTACCTGCTGATAAGCTCTGTGACGCTCTCAGTGCTATGCTCGCCGACTATCGCGCAGACTACTGAGCATATTGCGCCCGTCCGCAAGATGGTCGACGTTCGGCGCGTCGCCGGCGGCTATTTACTCTCCGAGAGTGCCATGCGCGACACGGTGGCAGGCTGGAGCTCCGATCGTGAATCCGTCCGCGTGCTGCGGCGGGGACTGGAAGATCTTCGGGCGGAGATCGCCGCGCAGGCCGAGGACACGCGGCGCTTGGTCAGCGACCTGAAACGGGAGTTGGAACGAGAGCGCGCCGCCTACAACGCCAAGATCAGGCGCGCCAAAGGTCAAGGACTGCTGTACGGCGTTCTGATCGGCTCGATAGGAATAATGATCGCAAAATGACAAACACCCTCTTGCCAATGGTATAATCGTTGGCGAGAGGGTGTTTTTGCATTTGGATACTTGCGAAAAAAACGTGCTAAAAGCCGTACCAGTAAAACGAAATTAGATTTTCTTATATAGCAATTGCAAGGGTAGAAGGATGTTGATATCCTAGTTACCGCCACCAGCCGGAAACGTTCCCCCTCGGATCACCGAGGGGGGATTTTTGTTCTTGAGTTCTACGTTCTCTCTGCCTTGGGTTATATTCGTTTTCGTTAAAAAAGGCAGAAAGCCTTTGCTCTTTTCAGTGGAAACTCGTATGATAATGAAAATAAATCTGCCTGCGGGCATTTATGGAAGAGGACTTTATGGACGTTGAGCGGATTCTCGGAGAAAACGGCATTTCTCTTGCGCAGATGCTGGCGGCGCGCGAGCGGCGGGCGGCGCGTCAGCGGGACATGCTGCGCGGCGGCGGAAAAAGTCTGATCAGTTATACGCTGAACATGCCGGGCGAGATCAAGCAGTTTCCTCTGGCGCAGTCGTTTTTCCGACACGGGCTGGCGCGGCTGGAGCGGCATCTGGCGCGGCGCGGCGTTTCCGTTGTCAAAAAAGAATGCCGCTTCGAGTCGACGGGCAGCGAAGCCATGCTCTTGACCGACGGCGCGCCGGCAGACGTCAAAAGCCTGACTGTCGCGCTTGAGGTCAGTTCGCCTGCGTCGCGGCTCTACGATATGGACGTGCTGGCGCCCGACGGAACGAAAATTTCCCGTGAAGCTTTGGGCTTGCCGCCGCGCCGGTGCGTGATCTGCGGGCGCGCCGCGATGGACTGCGCGCCGCGCCGGATCCATCCGGCGCGGGAGCTGGCCTGTGCCGCTGTGAAGCTGATGTACGACGAAGCGGTCGGCCGTTTCGCCGATACGGTCGCGAACGCGGCCCAGCGGGCGCTGCTGTACGAGGTCTGCGTTTCGCCCAAGCCGGGGCTGGTGGATCGCTTCAACTCGGGATCGCATCGCGATATGGACCTTTTCAAGTTTGTGGACAGCGCCAGCGCGCTGGCGCCGTATTTCCGCCGCTGCGCCGCGCTGGGGGCGGAAGCGGCCGAACAGGAGCCGGAACGACTTTTTCAGGCGCTGCGACTGCCGGGAATGGAGGCCGAAGCGGCCATGCTGGAAGCGACCGGCGGCGTCAACGCGCACAAGGGCGTGATCTTCTCCGTCGGCGTGGTCTGCGCGGCCCGCGGCTGGCTATGGGGGCGCGGAGAACCAGCCGCGGCGGAGCGGTTAGCCGGCGCGGCGCGGAAGATGCTTGCGGGCCTGAAGGATGAGTTTCCTCCACAGGGGCAGTCCGCGGGCGAGAAAATTTTTCGCGAAAGCGGCGTCACGGGAATTCGCGGCGAGGCGGCGGCCGGCTTCCCCGCGGTGCTTGAATGCGGGCTGCCGGTTTTCGAGCGGCTGTTGGCGGAGAACCTGCCGTTGAACGACGCCGCGGCGGTGACTTTGCTGCATCTGATTGGCGCCGCGGACGACACGAACATGATCCGACGCTCCAGCCTGCCCCGTTTTCGGGAAGTGCAGCGCCAGATCGAACGTCTGCTGGACGGGACAACTGTGCCGAGCATGACGGACATCGCCCGGCTCGACCGCCAGTTCGTCGCGGAGAACCTCAGTCCCGGCGGCAGCGCCGATTTGCTGGCGCTGACGCTGCTGTTGCATTTCATGCGGGATTTCGAGAATGAAAAAGCGCCGTGGCTGAGTGAGAGCTAAGCTGCTCAGGTTCAACGTTTGTTTGTGAAAGGAGCGATCCACGTGGCAATTCTTGGAGCTTTTGCGGTGCCTCACCCGCCGGTGATCCTTCCGGAAATCGGACGCGGAGAGGAGAAGAAAATCCAGGCTACCATCGACGCCTATCGTGAAGCGGCCCGCCGGGCCGCGGCGCTGAAGCCCGACGTTCTGATCGTCCTGTCGCCTCATGCCGTCATGTACCGGGATTATTTTCACATTTCGCCGGGGCGGCAGGCGCGCGGAAGCTTCGCGGCGTTCGGCCGGCCCGACGCGGCGTGCGACGTTTCCTATGACGGCGAACTGGTGGAAGCGATCGGGGCTGAAGCGGCGGCATCCGGGATCCCCGCCGGAAAAAAGGGCGAACGCCGCCCCGAACTCGATCATGGCACAATGATTCCATTGCGGTTCTTTTGTCAGTCGTGCGGCGGGCTCCCCATCGTCCGCATCGGCCTTTCGGGGCTGCCGTTGCTCGAACATTACAATTTCGGCACGGCGATCGCCCGCGCGGCGGAGCGCCTCGGGCGCAGGCCCGTCGTCGTCGCCAGCGGCGACCTGTCGCACAAACTGAAAGCCGACGGCCCCTATGGCTTTGCGCCGGAAGGGCCCGAGTTCGATCGGCGGATCATGGAGATTTTTTCGTCGGGCGACTTCGGCGCGATGCTCGAGTTCAATCCCGTCTTCTGCGAAAAGGCGGCGGAATGCGGGCTGCGTTCTTTCGTCATCATGGCTGGGGCCTTCGACGGCTACGACGTCGAGAGCGAGATCCTGAGTTACGAGGGACCGTTTGGCGTCGGCTATGGCGTGGCCTGCTTCGCTCCTCGCGCCGTCGATGAAGGCCGGCGTTTTGAGCGGTCGTTTTTGCAGCGGGAACGGGAAACGCTGCGGCAGACCGCCGCGCGTGAAGACGCCTATGTAAAGCTGGCGCGGCTGAGTCTGGAACATTATGTGAAGAGCGGGCGCGTGGCCGGGCTCCCTGACGGTCTGCCGGAAGAGCTGACGAAGCGTCGCGCCGGCGTCTTCGTCTCCGTCACGATCGCCGGCGAACTGCGCGGCTGCATCGGCACGATCGAGCCGACCAGAAGTTCCGTCGCCGAGGAGATCCTTTATAACGCGGTTTCCGCAGGAACGCGCGATCCGCGCTTCGCGCCCGTAACCGAAGCGGAGCTGCCGAGACTCGTTTACGACGTAGACGTGCTTTCGCCTGCCGAGCCGGCGGCGAAAGACGATCTTGACGTCAGGCGCTACGGCGTGATCGTCAGCAGCGGGCGCCGTAAAGGGTTGCTGCTACCCGACCTCGACGGCGTCGATACCGTCGAGCGTCAGCTGGACATCGCGCTTCGCAAGGCCGGCATCGGGCGCGGCGAAAATTATTCGCTTCAGCGCTTCGAGGTCGTGCGTCATCGATGAAACGCTGCCAGCTGTGTTTCCATCGCTGCGCGCTGGAGGAAGGCCAGCGCGGCATCTGCCGCGCCAGAGTGTGCCGCGGCGGGCGCATCGTCGAGGAGAATTACGGCCGGATCACCTCGCTGGCCCTGGACCCGATCGAGAAAAAGCCTTTGCGGCATTTTTACCCCGGCAGTTTTATCTTGTCGGTCGGAAGCTACGGCTGTAACTTGCGCTGTCCCTTTTGCCAGAACGATTCCATTGCCATGTCCGATGGAAGCGGCCTTGCCGCGCGGCGCGCCGAACCCGTTCGGCTGGCGGAATTGGCCGGGGAACTGCGAGCCCGCGGAAACATCGGCTTGGCGTATACCTACAACGAGCCCACGGTCAGCTATGATTTTGTCGTCGATTGCGCGCGCCTGATCCATGAACGGCAGATGAAAAACGTCCTGGTCACGAACGGTTCGCTGCTTTCCGAGCCGCTGCGGGGGCTTTTGCCGCTGATCGACGCCATGAACGTGGATCTGAAGGGATTTACCGAGGCATATTACCGCTGGCTGGGCGGCGATCTGGAAACGGTGAAGAATTTCATCCGCCGTGCCGTTGAATTCGGCTGTCACGTCGAGGTGACGACGCTGGTCGTGCCCGGAAAGAACGACGGCGACGATGAAGTCGAGCGGCTGGCGGCCTGGCTGGCGTCGCTTGACCGCGATCTGCCGCTGCATCTCTCGCGGTTTTTTCCGCGTTATAAAGTTCAGGATAGGCCGCCGACGCCGGTCGCACGGATTTACCGTCTGGCGGAACTTGCCCGCCGGCACCTGACGTACGTTTATGAAGGAAATTGCTGAAAAGAGAGCCTAGTATGGTTGAATAACCGTATCGGGCTCATTTTTTTGACCTCGGCATCATAAAGAAGACCGACGACGGGAATAAAGGCGTTGTCAAAATTCTATCTGTGCATGTCTTTTTTCAAAAAGACATGCATGTAAATGGATTTCTATCTGCATAAAGTCTGTATTTTATGTGTATCTGCATGCTCCTATCCTGATGGATGTGATATACTCTTGCATCATGAAAAGATGAATCGAAAAAATTTGGCCTTGTCTTTTCTTGAAAAAATTTAGCACGGCAAACACATTTGGGGGAGGTTGAAGCAAATGGATGAAGGTGTAGCCCGTCCTGCGGAGATTTTTGGAATGCATGTTTTCGACAAATCGGCCATGAAGGAACGTTTGCCGGAGGACGTATACCGGCGTCTGATGACGGCGGTCGAGGGAGACGGCAAGCTCGACGGTTCGATCGCCGACTACGTGGCGGCGGCCATGAAGGAATGGGCCCTTTCCAAAGGCGCGACGCATTATACCCACTGGTTTCAGCCGCGGACGGAAGTCACGGCGGAGCGGCACATGGCCTTTCTCAATCTCGACGGCGAGGGGCATCCGATCCACACCTTCAGCGGCAAGGAACTGATCCAGAGCGAACCCGACGCTTCGTCCTTCCCTTCGGGGGGCATGAGGAATACCTTTGAGGCCCGTGGATATTGCACCTGGGATCCTTCCAGTCCGGCCTTCATCGTCCTCAGCCACAAAGGCGGCACGCTCTGCATCCCTTCGGTGTTCATCTCCTACGATGGCACGCCGCTGGACATGAAAACGCCGCTGTTGAAAAGCATCGGCGCCATCCAGGAACGGGCCATGCGTCTGCTCAAACTGTTCGGCAACCGTACCGTGCGTTCCGTTGACGTGACCATCGGCGCGGAGCAGGAATATTTCCTCGTCGATGAGGAAAAGGCGCGCCGTCGGCCGGACATCGAGTTGTGCCGCCGCACCTTGATCGGCGCGCCGTCGCCCAAGGCTCAGGCCGTCGAAGCCCATTATCTGGGGGCGATCCACCCCCGCGTCCTGGCTTTTATGGAAGACGTCGAGCGCGATATGTACCGTCTCGGCCAGGTGCTGATGACCCGCCATAACGAAGCGGCTCCCGGACAGTTCGAGTTCGCGCCCGTTCTGTCGGAAGCCAATCAGGGCTGCGACCAGAATCAGATGCTCATGGAAGTAATGCGCAAGATGGCGCGCCGCCACCATTTCCAGCTGCTGCTGCACGAAAAACCGTTCGCCAGCGTCAACGGCAGCGGCAAACATCTGAACGTTTCGCTGCGCGACAGCGAAGGACGCAATCTGCTCAAGCCGACCAGCAACCCGCGGCGTAATATCCAGTTCCTTTCTTTCATCGCCTCGTTTTTGCTCGGCGTCAGTCGTCACGGCGGACTGCTGCGCGCTTCCAT
This genomic stretch from Pyramidobacter piscolens W5455 harbors:
- a CDS encoding transposase; this translates as MNKLFEIVPGKTNRRWLFALAAVVVAAVLTIWYWRGYRGHGETDAVIGRLRESAATAERRADAIIDATARREVTARETTRKKTADLPADKLCDALSAMLADYRADY
- the citX gene encoding citrate lyase holo-[acyl-carrier protein] synthase; translation: MDVERILGENGISLAQMLAARERRAARQRDMLRGGGKSLISYTLNMPGEIKQFPLAQSFFRHGLARLERHLARRGVSVVKKECRFESTGSEAMLLTDGAPADVKSLTVALEVSSPASRLYDMDVLAPDGTKISREALGLPPRRCVICGRAAMDCAPRRIHPARELACAAVKLMYDEAVGRFADTVANAAQRALLYEVCVSPKPGLVDRFNSGSHRDMDLFKFVDSASALAPYFRRCAALGAEAAEQEPERLFQALRLPGMEAEAAMLEATGGVNAHKGVIFSVGVVCAARGWLWGRGEPAAAERLAGAARKMLAGLKDEFPPQGQSAGEKIFRESGVTGIRGEAAAGFPAVLECGLPVFERLLAENLPLNDAAAVTLLHLIGAADDTNMIRRSSLPRFREVQRQIERLLDGTTVPSMTDIARLDRQFVAENLSPGGSADLLALTLLLHFMRDFENEKAPWLSES
- a CDS encoding chemotaxis protein, which encodes MKRLVKRPLIYLLISSVTLSVLCSPTIAQTTEHIAPVRKMVDVRRVAGGYLLSESAMRDTVAGWSSDRESVRVLRRGLEDLRAEIAAQAEDTRRLVSDLKRELERERAAYNAKIRRAKGQGLLYGVLIGSIGIMIAK
- a CDS encoding DUF4376 domain-containing protein, with the translated sequence MIGTKFYKNAWTDQTAEQYAAAAEWCNTHGARIEDKGDCYEVVAIPEPTLDELKSAKRTEILAARDAAVREGATWQGHPIWTDGDAQRLALSVMAAPTLAAAVGSPETVPYPTWTCKDGFVIQLDEAYATDLCLTIQTYVTAMYNTAAELLTQVDAAQSAEDVAAIVWMEGA
- a CDS encoding type II toxin-antitoxin system YafQ family toxin; translation: MTYRVKTTRQFDRDVARLMRSGYDIGLLRAAVELLAEGKPLPAKYRDHPLRGDKKGFRDCHIAPDWLLLYLRRKNELVLVLQRTGTHSEILE
- a CDS encoding type II toxin-antitoxin system RelB/DinJ family antitoxin gives rise to the protein MPQTSINIRMDEELKNDFNDLTEQLGLSMSAAFTIFAKTAVREQRIPFPLGLPRPNAETLAAMEEAERIADDPNAPFYNSAKELFEAKGWK
- the amrS gene encoding AmmeMemoRadiSam system radical SAM enzyme, coding for MKRCQLCFHRCALEEGQRGICRARVCRGGRIVEENYGRITSLALDPIEKKPLRHFYPGSFILSVGSYGCNLRCPFCQNDSIAMSDGSGLAARRAEPVRLAELAGELRARGNIGLAYTYNEPTVSYDFVVDCARLIHERQMKNVLVTNGSLLSEPLRGLLPLIDAMNVDLKGFTEAYYRWLGGDLETVKNFIRRAVEFGCHVEVTTLVVPGKNDGDDEVERLAAWLASLDRDLPLHLSRFFPRYKVQDRPPTPVARIYRLAELARRHLTYVYEGNC
- a CDS encoding phage holin family protein, translating into MHGEEQHEKTLIDLMMTGCIGAALAMIFQGVRASREHLGEPFNGWRFTVGLTSAGALGAMTAWGLDELGVSDQLSAMIIAMLGYVGGPLLDIMYIEVQETLQAAFDGLQKWLNEGKWDRHDHE
- a CDS encoding YcbK family protein, which codes for MAREMLSPHFAKDECVCRCGCGLCNVTPRLLALAEKVRDLLGEPMIVTSVCRCRDHNAKVGGSPRSKHVNGRAMDFKTRSDPQAVYDAIVRTWENGELSELGGVGIYDWGIHIDTEKAPDGHLRRWDLRKG
- a CDS encoding glutamine synthetase III; this translates as MDEGVARPAEIFGMHVFDKSAMKERLPEDVYRRLMTAVEGDGKLDGSIADYVAAAMKEWALSKGATHYTHWFQPRTEVTAERHMAFLNLDGEGHPIHTFSGKELIQSEPDASSFPSGGMRNTFEARGYCTWDPSSPAFIVLSHKGGTLCIPSVFISYDGTPLDMKTPLLKSIGAIQERAMRLLKLFGNRTVRSVDVTIGAEQEYFLVDEEKARRRPDIELCRRTLIGAPSPKAQAVEAHYLGAIHPRVLAFMEDVERDMYRLGQVLMTRHNEAAPGQFEFAPVLSEANQGCDQNQMLMEVMRKMARRHHFQLLLHEKPFASVNGSGKHLNVSLRDSEGRNLLKPTSNPRRNIQFLSFIASFLLGVSRHGGLLRASIASAGNSHRLGGHEAPPAIMSVYVGSQINHVLNCLAQGVNEDMTAKGSIDLGMDRLPTLNSDVSDRNRTSPIAFTGNKWEFRGVGAPQALGGPLTVMLAIWSEGIERFCTALESRLIGGADVADAALAVIKDAWEESANVRFEGNGYDAAWVEEAKRRGLPVCRNTVEALDQYLVREHRDLLANLGIMTDREIVAYHEVRLEQHNETMLTEIGVLRAMMFEGVLPAISKQLGREAQALSGVPSGLRDRLSAWEKNLKRLVEIKCGILEKLEKLDATVASVKSGDAHAAAEILVGEGASLMGSIRADSDEAEQLIGKDLWPYPTYMDMFRIEDFEL
- the amrA gene encoding AmmeMemoRadiSam system protein A; the protein is MAILGAFAVPHPPVILPEIGRGEEKKIQATIDAYREAARRAAALKPDVLIVLSPHAVMYRDYFHISPGRQARGSFAAFGRPDAACDVSYDGELVEAIGAEAAASGIPAGKKGERRPELDHGTMIPLRFFCQSCGGLPIVRIGLSGLPLLEHYNFGTAIARAAERLGRRPVVVASGDLSHKLKADGPYGFAPEGPEFDRRIMEIFSSGDFGAMLEFNPVFCEKAAECGLRSFVIMAGAFDGYDVESEILSYEGPFGVGYGVACFAPRAVDEGRRFERSFLQRERETLRQTAAREDAYVKLARLSLEHYVKSGRVAGLPDGLPEELTKRRAGVFVSVTIAGELRGCIGTIEPTRSSVAEEILYNAVSAGTRDPRFAPVTEAELPRLVYDVDVLSPAEPAAKDDLDVRRYGVIVSSGRRKGLLLPDLDGVDTVERQLDIALRKAGIGRGENYSLQRFEVVRHR